CCCGATGTTCGAGGTCAGCCCGTACGACGTTCCCGGCGCTGAAGTGGGCAAAGACGCGATCCGGGAGACGCTCGAACGCCACATCGACTTCGAGGAGATTCCAGATCTGTGTCGGCGTGACGTGCCCGAACTCGTCGTCGGCACGGTCAACATCAACGCCGGTACGTTCGAGACGTTCACCAACGAGGACGTGACGCCGGAGGCCGTCCTCGCCTCCGCCGCTGTGCCGAATCTGTTCGAGGCCGTCAAGATCAACGGCCACTATCACTGGGATGGACTCTTCTCGCAGAACCCACCTATCGACGACCTGATGGCCGTCGAAGCGTCTCGCAAACCGGACGAGTTGTGGGTGATACAGATCAACCCGCAGGTGCGCGAGGGCGAACCGTCCTCGCTCGAGGAGATCGCCGACCGCCGCAACGAACTCTCGGGAAACATCTCGTTGAACCAGGAGCTTCGGGTGATCGAGCGGGTGAACGACTGGGTCGAGCAGGGATACCTGCCCGAGAGCGAGTTCACGAAGACGACCGTCCGTCGAATCGAGATGGGCGAGACGTACCACTGTTCGACCAAAGTCGACCGGCGGCCGTCGTTCATCCGGGAGTTGATGGAACTGGGTGAACAGCGGGCGGCCGAGTTCAGGGAGCGGCGGTGATCGCCGATGGAACGGTCCGCCCCCGTCCGCGTCGTGGTCTGGATGCGAGATGCACCACCGCCGCCGGACGATCCCCGTTCGAGGGTTCTCGACCGGCTCCGTGAACTGGAAGCCGACGGCGCCGTCGACGACGTGTCGGTTCGCGTGTGGGGGCAGTACGTCGATCCGCCCGCCGACACTCCCGCGGACGAGGAGGGGCCGATTCAGGCTCGAATCGCCGAGTTCGAGTCGTGGGGCGACCGCGAAGGCCACTCCCTCGAACCGGCCTTCGGGCAGTGTGAACGGTCGACGATGGTCTCGGCGGAGCGACGCGAGGTGATTCGCCTCCCGCTCCAGTGTCTGGCGGTCTACGCCGGCGATCGACTCGTCGCGGTGTTCCCGTGTTCGACGGGGAGCGGGACGGAGACGGTGGCGGATTGTGTCAGGCGCCTCGAAGCGGGAGACGTGGTCGACGCTCCGGATATGGACTGATCGAGCCGAGTCTATGGCACGAGGATAACGCGACCCGTTGTGAGGCCGACGACGGCCAAGTAGAACACGGTCCCGAGCGCCGCGTTCGTCGCGACGACGACGTCGGGATCGCGGCGTGGAAGCGCGTGCCGGACGAGCGGGATGTCGGCGAGTTCGGGGCGGGTCAACACGTGGTTCGTGCCCACGCCGAAGACGGCAACAGCGAGAGGGCCGAACAAGAGGCTGTTTACCAGCCGGAACAGCCACCGCGTGGTCTCGGCGTCGAGCGCGAACGTCGCGACCGGACCGAGTATCGTCGCCGGCGACGGTAACGGCGGTGCGACCACAGCCCCATAATTCGCGTAGAGAAACAGCGCACTGCCGAGAACGAGTGTGAGGAGTTTCGCTTCACTCGCTCGACGACCTCGGAGCGGACGTGGGACGAGGAACACACCGACCGTGAAGACGGCGTTCACCCCGATCCACGGCCCGAGATT
This window of the Haloplanus rubicundus genome carries:
- a CDS encoding patatin-like phospholipase family protein — translated: MSDDGPTNVAIACQGGGSHTAFTAGVLKELLREWDDEYELVGISGTSGGAFNALATWYGLVTADAERSIDLLDAIWGDLSASDLSDQFMNEFVVGLSRLASAGVPMFEVSPYDVPGAEVGKDAIRETLERHIDFEEIPDLCRRDVPELVVGTVNINAGTFETFTNEDVTPEAVLASAAVPNLFEAVKINGHYHWDGLFSQNPPIDDLMAVEASRKPDELWVIQINPQVREGEPSSLEEIADRRNELSGNISLNQELRVIERVNDWVEQGYLPESEFTKTTVRRIEMGETYHCSTKVDRRPSFIRELMELGEQRAAEFRERR
- a CDS encoding L,D-transpeptidase, coding for MERSAPVRVVVWMRDAPPPPDDPRSRVLDRLRELEADGAVDDVSVRVWGQYVDPPADTPADEEGPIQARIAEFESWGDREGHSLEPAFGQCERSTMVSAERREVIRLPLQCLAVYAGDRLVAVFPCSTGSGTETVADCVRRLEAGDVVDAPDMD